One window of Lentisphaerota bacterium genomic DNA carries:
- a CDS encoding acyltransferase gives TITAVQSVRIGDRVLLGSGCLITDNDAHPIDPEARRRGGGGVARPVVLESDVFIGARAILLKGVTIGRGSVVGAGSVVTKSVPAFSICAGNPARVVGDSRRRAE, from the coding sequence GTACGATCACAGCGGTACAGTCCGTGAGGATCGGCGACCGTGTCTTATTGGGTTCGGGCTGCCTGATTACGGATAATGACGCGCATCCGATCGACCCTGAGGCGCGGCGGCGCGGCGGTGGCGGTGTTGCGCGGCCGGTGGTGCTGGAGTCCGATGTCTTTATAGGGGCGAGGGCTATCCTTCTCAAGGGGGTCACGATAGGCCGGGGCAGTGTGGTCGGTGCGGGTTCGGTGGTCACGAAGAGCGTGCCCGCGTTCAGTATCTGCGCCGGGAATCCGGCGCGTGTCGTGGGCGATTCGCGTCGTCG